The following nucleotide sequence is from Podospora bellae-mahoneyi strain CBS 112042 chromosome 1 map unlocalized CBS112042p_1, whole genome shotgun sequence.
GGTGGAGCTCTGCTAGGATGGAAACAAATCATGATGATTCTGCCAGGTACCTTAGATAGCTATGAATCATACCTGCCTCACTCACCCACATCCTCACTTTGTAAGGGGTAGCTACCGGCAGGTGATCCCACAACTAGAATAAACATGTTATCAACCAAAGTACCTTGTGGCTGCTTAAAGTCATCGTGGATATGTTTACTCACTCATGCTTGATCTCCATGTTCTGCTTCCTTGCCCAAGTCATGAACGAGCAgctatcatcatcaacccaatGACCAAGAGTTTGATACTCAGGGTAAGTTCGGTCCATCGTAATAAACTTGCATGACATCCACACTTCAATGGAAGTACACCAGACCCCAAAAGAAGTACACCGTTCTTGCTCGCCGTGATCAGCCAAATAATGATCTCGTGCATATGCCCCCCTCACAAGGAACCAAAAGGGGTAGACCGACTCTCATTCTATCCGGCCAGCCAAAAGTGGAAAGAAGCCTAATGCAATGTTACAGATCATCGCCCCCCCAGACTTGAAACTGCAATAGTGACATTGTTTCGGGACAGTCTTCTCAACACGACATAATCCACAAAGTATACACCTAGTTACTCGACAATATTCCCCCTTGACCACAACACCTACCTTACCAGCCCAGAGTCATACCCCCCTATTAGTCTCCGCCAGTTCACCAGCAACATGTAGATACATCAAGGAGAGGTATCCCGCAAGTCATAACCCGCGAGCCCATACCTAGGTGTTCGAACTAGCTCCCCACGATcagatacctacctaccaagGTAAGATGGAGACAAACACAAGCCCCCGGATGAGTCAAGCCTGTGTGGTCACAAACAttcgccatcatcacagtTACTCATGCTTGTATGACGCATACGGTGTAATAAAAAAACACCTACCTATCGCGATTGAAGTCGTGATCATTATTCACAAGACTTATCACTCCCAGCTGACTGctgttgggttgttgggcACCGACGGCGAGACTCGCTCCTTAATCACGAAAGCTTCAGGCAAAAAGTAGAGTCAAAACAACAATACAAGACGGGCGGGGGGGGACTTGACTTACGATTGCCGATGAATCATCCCGACAAGGAGTTACAATTGGGCAGCTCAAGGccaacaaacaccaaccaTCATACCACATGGAGAAAATCTAGGATGGTGTCAGAACTCTAGTCGCCAACAATATAACAATCATTGCCAGATAGGAGAACAAGAACATATCCATTGAGCAAGGTAACTAACTACCGAGGATGTATACgaacctcccaacccaaaccagTTCGGCCACCCCAAGACGAAACGCATCCCACCATCCCTTTACTTGAGACAAAGCGATACAATGCAGTATTACTCAGCATGAGCACCAGCAAGGGAGAAGCTGTTTCTGAAAGCATGGCGATAATCGATTGTCTGGTACTAATCATACAAAACTAAACCACCTATTGGGCCCTTGCTGCATATATTCTGCCACTTTTGATGCTTTTCCCTTTGCAACCATATCCGCCGTttcagaaaaaaaagagagaaaaaagcaaTCGCCAAACTAATTAAAAGTGAGGAGTGGTATGCCAGggccaagctcaacaaacaccaacaactcgTCTAAGAGGCCATGTAGGTGGAGGCATCAATACCCTCCTTGGGGAACTCACTAGTAAACAGTTAGCAGACAATTCCGGAAGTTGACTAGGAAGGTATTACGTACGGAAGAGCGACCTCGAAGCGTTTCTCAATGGCTTGGAGGACCTCCTTGTCCTGCTCGGTGGTCAcgaaggagatggcgagaCCCTTGGTACCGAAACGTCCAGCACGGCCGACACGGTGGAGGTAGGAATCGGCATCAGCGGGCATGTCGTAGTTGATAGCGAGGTTGATCCGCTCGATATCGATACCACGGCCGAAAACGTCGGTGGCCACGCAGATACGCTTGTTGAACTCCTTGAACTCTTTGTATCTCTTGATACGCTCCTCTTGGCTGACACCGGAGTGGACGGCAATCGAAGGGAAGTTGCACTCGCGGAGGAGCTTATCCAGCTCGGTAGCGCGCAGGGTGCTTTtgacgaagatgatgaccTGGTTGAACTGGAGGTCGTCCAGGAGCTCGTTCAGCTTACGgttcttctccctctcttcaAGGGCAAGATAGTACTGCTGCAAGCCGTGGAGCGTCAACTTGGTATCCTCATCGACGTAGTGCTCGGTGGGGTTCTGCATGAACTTCCGGCAAATGGGCTTGATCTCGTCGGACAAAGTGGCCgaaaacatcatcacctgcttctgctgcggAGTAGCACGGAAGATCTCCTGCACGTCACGGCGCATGTCTGATAGATTATTAGCGGTTTGGCCCAAGAAAAACCACAAATGATAATAGCCTTACCAATCTGATCAAGCATCTTGTCGCACTCATCGAGGACGAACATTCTGACGCTGCCAAGACGGAGGTGCTTGTCGCGGACAAGGGCGTTCAAGCGGCCAGGTGTGCCGACAATGATGTGGGGATGGGTATCCTTGTTCTTGAGTATCTCGGCATCCTTCTGGATAGGAGTACCACCGTAGAAGACGCCGGTCTTGATGTCGGGCATGTACTTGCTGAAGCGGTTGTACTCGTTGCGAATCTGGAAGGCCAGCTCACGGGTGTGGCACATAACCAACACGGAGCACTCGCCGGCAACAGGCTCGACCTGCTGGAGGGTCGTGAGGACGAAGACGGCAGTCTTACCGAGACCGGACTTGGCCTGGCAGATGatgtcaccaccaagcatAGCCTGGGGAATGGTGGTCTGTTGAACTGTAGTCGGGCATCGGATTAGAACTGGATACGCAAATTTGGACAGAACGATGTGTGGGAAGGTTCATCAGAAGCCCGTCCATCGTCGCAGCAAAGACATGTCgaccactcctcctcctacaCCAccaatcttctccttccaAACCAAGGTGTGCCCCGAGACCAGCTGAGCGAGATGCGGAAAACGCGACCACCTGTCACGGCAACGACGTTCCCACGCATCCGCGAAAACCACGACCAAAGGCCAATGGATGATGGAGACGGGGGAACAAGGTCCCTTTGTGAAACCTCCCGAAGGAGTTCGAGGTACGGAGCTCGAGTGAGCAATGAAGCAACCTTGTCGCTTTCCAAGCGCTGACTCAACCCAAGCGCGATAGCCGAGGCCATCTATGAGAGGTTTCTCTTGCGCAAGAGCTCATTGGATTTTCCAGAAGCATGGTTTGCCGCTCGGGGTCGCCCCCGAGCGGTCTGACGGTCGCATGGTGAAGAGTCACCAGGTGCTTGCGCAAAGCGCATCGACGGCGCGCCAACCAATAACTCCATCCGATGATAGTCTTGTTTCAAAAATTGCTTTGCGTAGCTTTGCCTTTGCTTGCGAGATGGACGGACCCGTGATGATAGGAAGGAATAACGGGATGCTGGGGATGAGATTTGGTCACTAACCCTCCGAGGGATGTTCGAAACCGCAATCGGCAATCGCACGGAGAAGTTCAGGCTTCAACAGAAAGTCGCGGAAACCAGTCGAGTGAATACCGACATAGGAACCCTTCTTGTCGACATTttgggcagcagcggcatccGCCTTCTTGCCGTTGGAAGCGGGAGCGGTGGTCTCCTGGTTGAGCTCGTCGTCGGAGTAGTCGATGagatcctcctcagcagacATGTTGGCTAGTTATTTGGCGAAAACTGGAAACGGTCGCAAGGCTTGTCGTGAAAACAAAAGAGGCGATGGCGCCAAAAGTCGTCAGGAAGAGTCGCGTCTGGTGAAGAAAATAAATCACCGAGTGGAAAGTCGCAAggcgagaagaaaaaggcgcGCGTTGGTGATGAATACCAAGACTGTCAGATGGCGAGGGGTTGGCGcgttgatgagaagaggatgtcagaaaaggaagggagggagcAGAAAGGCGAAAATAAGGTTGGAGGTCAAGCAGCACGCACAGCCTCAAAGCCTGACCGCAATCAGCTCTAACCACGAGTGGCTTAGCCAGAGCCGGAAAGGTGCCGCTTGGCCCGTGCACTGGGCGCTGGTGGGGCCAACGAAACCGTCAGAGCACAGGCCACCCTGTGACAGTCCCAATTCACTTTGATGTCGTTTTTGATTcacttggccttcttggctgGGCAAGCTTTTTCTGTGTCAGTTGACATTCACAAACGATCGTGAtagaaagaaaagacaacTCAACCTTCATTCCAATTTCCCTTCATTATGGCAAAGGCAAAAAatggtggcggcggggtgCAAAACAAGGCCATCTATTCTCGACTATCATTTCTTCAGCAAGCAGCCGTTTTCCTCTCGACAGCAACTCTGGACGGTGATGGTTCCAATATCTCAGAGCTCAACAGGGATCAAAACCCACCACTTCAAGGTGCTGGAAGACGTCTAGCCACTGACTTGCGCGCTGTGTCCCTGAAGAGCCGGATTCGATTGAACCCAGCAGTAAAGCAGAGCATCTGCAAGTTCTGTGACTCGGTTCTCATTGACGGGGAGTCTTGCACTTCGGGAATCGAGAACAAGAGTAAGGGAGGTAGGAAGCCATGGGCCGATATTTTGGTTCGCAAGTGCCATACTTGCGGCAAGGAGAGAAGGTATCCAGTGTGCACCAAGAGGACAAAGAGAAAGACAGAGAGGCCGGTTGCGACCCCCGATGAACCAGACATGATGGACCAAACTGGATGAAGAATTCCGAACTTGAATGTCAGTTTATAATTTCCTCGGGGATGCATTGGCTTGCTTCTTGCAGATGAGGGACATATCCAAGGCCTAGGTGCTATGTCAGACAGCAAAACCGATGAGGAGATGTCGTCTCGAATCCCCAGGTGCCCTCGATATCCTTCAACATGGTCCTCAGAAACACCAGCATGGTACTACCCAGGTGATCAGACCAGAAGCTCTCAGCGTTCAAGGACACCAACTTTCCAGTGCCACCGTCAACAAACTGCAAGGCATCGGATATCAGTCgttccaccaccaagcacctGCTATCATTCGTCTCTATCTACACAGCAGTAACCATGCTGCCCACCAAACAGTCGAGCCACGCGTCTTCTGTCGCCATACGACAGAAGCTCATCCCAGCAAACCACCCGCATTGTCTCAGAACCTGCACCTACCCGCCGGTCCTTCAGTTTggtccgccgccgccgccgcctcctccctgcTGCTGGTTCTGTTGCACCGACTCCTCCCCGAGGACTTTACTCGCGGCCATGAATCTGTGATCCGACAACGACGAGCGGGTGTTTGTCAGTTTCAACCGTATGTAAAGTACACCAAAGCCAAGTAGGGTTACTCACAACCCCGCATGCCAACTTCCCAGTCCGCGCATGGACTCGGCCTGTACGCTGGTCATACGGAGGAGGTTCTCAGTgtcggcgaggttgttggaaagCTGGGctagttgttgttggagttgggccTGGGTAGTGTTAGTATCAGCATCAAATATCACAATATCAAGGACAGAGAATGTAAACAAACCAGTTGCCTAGCTTTAACAGCCCCCCCAGATGAAGCCATAGACTGGCGTGTTTGTGTGGGGGCGCTGCCGTAGCCTCGTGATGCCATGGTGTGTGCTGTTGTGGACTGATATGCAGGTGGTCTGATGGCTAGGTAGGCAAAGGACGAGAGGAAATAAAGAAGTCCAAAGTGGGCCCACCGCTGTAGTAGCGGGTTACGTTGTGATATTTCAATGTGGGATTTTGTATGGATGGGAATCCCAAGCACGCGTGTTGTTCAGTGATGCGGATGGAACAAAAAGCCCTTAACACGAGAGCGGGGCCGCAGGGCGTTGTCAAACGCGTTTTTGGCGGGGTAGCTTTGGGGGGTTATagcagcaacagcactgCCTGGGCGATTCAATGCCTTGGACTTACGGAGATAGATAGATGACTTGAGACAGGCTTCAGTCTGGAGGCTCGCATTTCAACTGATAGCATACTCAAGATATGCCTCTTGTTTTCGATCTGGCAGAACCCTATCATCCATGACTTCATCCCACCTGAGAATTCAGACGAGACACCACACAATGGAATCCCGAGGAGATCATAGCAACTTCCATGCAGTACTCTTCAACACAGCataacaacatcaacaaaaacaacGCCCTCTTTGCTCCCGTATCTGCTCTCCCGCCTCATGCCCGTCTCCCGATGCGGACAACGTCAAGCTAATTCTTAATTTCCGTGGCTTGTTGCTGTTCtatggcagcagcagttgaTCGCCTCAATGATCAGATCATACGCTCAGATCGCTTCGTCGTCAACCAGCCAACCTTGGTGGGATAATGAACCCTTTCAACAGACGTAACCGAGCTGGCTCTTCACCTACTTGTTGAATAATTTCCGAGTTTCCTGAGTGTTTGGAAGCCTCTCACCACAGGATCAACAGCACCAAACACATATCAACTCAAAATAGCTAGAATCCATGACCAGTATGTGTTTCAATCTTCAACCATTGTAATGCTTTGTATTTACCATCCAACTTCTTCGGCAAgcccttccttcctcctttTACTTCAGTGTGTCCACAcacttccctcctccccccccggcCCCTTCtctgggtaggtaggtattaCATCCCTCCTTGAATCAAAGACCCCAAAAGACAAACTGCCGCCCTCTGATAGCCCACAACAAAACAATGCTCGTAGCTGCAGAATGAATTTACCACCAATAAACATTGCATTATCgtcctccctttccccctaaaacacacacaccgtTGAAACACAgtcagaaaaaaaaaagcaacgTCGaccaaaaggaaaaaagtTGTCATATGTACTTTGTCTCTTTCTCTCACTCAaaactctctctcttcttctctcttaCACAATTTCAACCCAACCTCCCGCACTCTTCACCatttcccctccacctcccctcctcgttTTTGTATCCACCCCTCTTCActctcttccttcccatCAAAAAATGCGATACTAGAAacacacaaaagaaaaagaagaaaaaaacacaaagaaAAACTAACATTAATTTGATTTTTGTACGCGCGTTCGCCATGTGTGATTGAGAATCTGAGTGTTGTGtgtcaaaagaaaaagtcaaaGAATAGTCCAAAAATATTTCCCACTTCTTGCCCTTCCCACAAcacgacacacacacacacaacacgGGTTCTCCCGCCACTCCCAACTCTCTAGACCATAGAAAAAACATGTGTGTATAAAACCTGTGCAATGTTCGTATCATTTCCTAACCCGTGAGAACGAATTCCATCTCGAAGCtttgctcccctccccgttCCTTTCGCTCGCTTAatatgttgttgttgcaaTGTTGTGACTTTGTGTGTCGTGTGTAGATGttcaacttcttcctcccGCTCTAGACCAAAACTGTCTTCTTCCCTTCGATCGTCTTGCCTCAGCTCGGCTCATGGGTTCGTGGGAGGTGACGCAAAGGTGAGGAGCTTATGTGCCCCATTGGATGGGTGCTCCCTCATATCCAACACCAGCCTCTTAACGCACTCCAATCGGAGGACGGGGGCCTAGGCTGCTCTGACTGCTGGCAGCTGATGGCTCTGAATCAAGGTGGGTGGAATCACCACTGCCCGCGCTAGCACTCGCACTACCGGTCAGACTTCGCACAGTTTTAGTCTTTGGCGGTTGGAGGGCGCTCACCCCAGCGTGCTGTTCCACCTGTTGTGGCGCAACCATGTTTCCGTGACCGGGTGGGTATCGGGGCATGGGTTGTCGCACACCATCCGGAGGTGATGGCCTTCCGTTGATTGGCGGTCCAGCATAGCcgtttggtggtgatggtcgTCCCTTGTTGGTCCCGCCACGCACCGATGGGGTGTAGGGGTTTCCTGGAGACTGGCTGGCACGCCGTACGCTGCCATTCATGCCCATAGGTGGGGGCCCTCCCTGATTGTACTGCAATTCATCGAGACGAGCAGCCGTCAGAGAATTGGCCCTCGAACCTGCGTGCATTGCCCCTCGATCCACGTTACCGTAGCGGTTAGACGTAAAGCCCAGCAGAGGATCGTCTAAGATGTTTTCGTGCAAGTTCGAAATGGCGGGTGTCATGACTTGACTTGAACGGTTGCGTCCAAAGCTAGGCCGGAACCTGCTGCGGGTTGACGGTATTGAGTCTGCCTCTGGGTTTTGGCGGAACTGGGCGGCATTGCTAGGCGCTTTCCTATTCTTCTTTGACGTGACGCTCATCATGTCGAAGTTATCAGGATCGATCATGGGGGCCATCGGCGTGGGGTCGAAGTAGTCTTCtccgtcctcgtcgtcgtcatcgtacATGCCACCCGGAGGGGGCCTTTGTGGTGGCGGCCCTCTTCGTGGGCCGGGGCCGGGTCCGGGTCCAGGTCCAGGTCCGATACCAGCGGCAGCGCGCCTAAGTCTCATCTCCTGCTCCCTTAACGCAAGTTCTCGTTGCCGAAGCTGAAGCTCTCTTTCTCTGATGGCAAGGTCTTGTGGTGAAGTACCAGAATAGCCATTTTCGCTCCCCTCGGGAATATCATCATAGACCACCAAGTGGCTGAACTCTTCCAGATCCGTTCCTTCCATCGAACCTCGCCTCGAGGGCACACGTGAGTTTGGCCCCATTCCATTTGGCGGCATTCCATTAGGCGCACGTCCGTAACCGTTTGGTGGACCTCCGTTcatcggcggtggtggccggCGCATTCCAGGTCCGGGAGGGCCCATTTGCGAAGAAATTCTTGGACGTGGCCGGCCAGGAGGCATACCGTTCCCGTTGGGCATACCGTTCGGCATCGGTCGGGGTGGACCTTGAGACATCCGGGGCAGTGGGGAAGGCGTAGCAGACGGTGAGCCTGGCTGCGCTGGCGCCATTGTGGCGTCACCTTTCGGCCGGTTGCGATTGACCAAGTTgagattgtggaggatgGCGTAAAGCGTTTCAATCCGCGGAACTGCGACTCCAGTTTCTTGCGATAGCCTCATGGGTGATCCAAGATACGTCTCGATTTCCATGGGACGTCGTGCAATGTAGTCTTGCCACATGATGTTTTCGGCCCCATTTCTGGCAAATTCGTCGATCGTGCTCTGCTTGAATTCAGGAGGGAACTTACAGCCCTGCGCGTCCGCGAGCGCCAACATCTCGTCGATAATGTCGGACACCAGCTTGGCCACCCCAACCTTGTCGAGTAACGCGGCATAGTTG
It contains:
- a CDS encoding uncharacterized protein (COG:H; EggNog:ENOG503NWNV), which produces MAPMTPRLKILSVGGNPVSAFLSWRLQATNACDVTLVWKTGYEHVSQYGISFKSLVFGNERFKPRHVVRTPEEAATRREGAFDYVILCIKALPDVYDLASVIDSVVTPQHTCILVNTTHALGLESAIEERFPTNVVLSLVCGADLAQLGGSEFEHKGSAELWVGPANKNPNIPPTIQEDMAQALAMTLSTGQVDCKVSPNIRQQQYERVIGPIAFHPLTVLFETPNYAALLDKVGVAKLVSDIIDEMLALADAQGCKFPPEFKQSTIDEFARNGAENIMWQDYIARRPMEIETYLGSPMRLSQETGVAVPRIETLYAILHNLNLVNRNRPKGDATMAPAQPGSPSATPSPLPRMSQGPPRPMPNGMPNGNGMPPGRPRPRISSQMGPPGPGMRRPPPPMNGGPPNGYGRAPNGMPPNGMGPNSRVPSRRGSMEGTDLEEFSHLVVYDDIPEGSENGYSGTSPQDLAIRERELQLRQRELALREQEMRLRRAAAGIGPGPGPGPGPGPRRGPPPQRPPPGGMYDDDDEDGEDYFDPTPMAPMIDPDNFDMMSVTSKKNRKAPSNAAQFRQNPEADSIPSTRSRFRPSFGRNRSSQVMTPAISNLHENILDDPLLGFTSNRYGNVDRGAMHAGSRANSLTAARLDELQYNQGGPPPMGMNGSVRRASQSPGNPYTPSVRGGTNKGRPSPPNGYAGPPINGRPSPPDGVRQPMPRYPPGHGNMVAPQQVEQHAGVSALQPPKTKTVRSLTGSASASAGSGDSTHLDSEPSAASSQSSLGPRPPIGVR
- a CDS encoding uncharacterized protein (EggNog:ENOG503P5BW; COG:S); the protein is MAKAKNGGGGVQNKAIYSRLSFLQQAAVFLSTATLDGDGSNISELNRDQNPPLQGAGRRLATDLRAVSLKSRIRLNPAVKQSICKFCDSVLIDGESCTSGIENKSKGGRKPWADILVRKCHTCGKERRYPVCTKRTKRKTERPVATPDEPDMMDQTG
- a CDS encoding uncharacterized protein (COG:S; EggNog:ENOG503P6TB) produces the protein MASRGYGSAPTQTRQSMASSGGAVKARQLAQLQQQLAQLSNNLADTENLLRMTSVQAESMRGLGSWHAGLFMAASKVLGEESVQQNQQQGGGGGGGGPN
- the SUB2_1 gene encoding Suppressor of the cold-sensitive snRNP biogenesis mutant brr1-1 (BUSCO:EOG09262E4Q; COG:A; EggNog:ENOG503NU8C) gives rise to the protein MLGGDIICQAKSGLGKTAVFVLTTLQQVEPVAGECSVLVMCHTRELAFQIRNEYNRFSKYMPDIKTGVFYGGTPIQKDAEILKNKDTHPHIIVGTPGRLNALVRDKHLRLGSVRMFVLDECDKMLDQIDMRRDVQEIFRATPQQKQVMMFSATLSDEIKPICRKFMQNPTEHYVDEDTKLTLHGLQQYYLALEEREKNRKLNELLDDLQFNQVIIFVKSTLRATELDKLLRECNFPSIAVHSGVSQEERIKRYKEFKEFNKRICVATDVFGRGIDIERINLAINYDMPADADSYLHRVGRAGRFGTKGLAISFVTTEQDKEVLQAIEKRFEVALPEFPKEGIDASTYMAS
- the SUB2_2 gene encoding Suppressor of the cold-sensitive snRNP biogenesis mutant brr1-1 (COG:A; EggNog:ENOG503NU8C), whose product is MSAEEDLIDYSDDELNQETTAPASNGKKADAAAAQNVDKKGSYVGIHSTGFRDFLLKPELLRAIADCGFEHPSEG